A genome region from Pseudomonas pergaminensis includes the following:
- a CDS encoding dihydropyoverdine dehydrogenase gives MNKPLTALALTALCGALLPSLAQAAAPQPGKVFKDCKDCPEMVVLPAGTFTMGTPEGEVGREPDEGPMHEVTFAKPFAMSRFHITAGEWDSYVRQTGVKIADGDTRPGRECIASKPRYPQGPRQPAVCMDMDDIKQYVAWLSKKTGQQYHMVSEAQREYAARAGSTGPFPFPFDEGKDYSIAQHANTYGPADGYSYSSPVGSYPPNAFGMYDMHGNVYERVADCEHPNYVGAPTDGSAWMEPNCEGYMIRGNDWGEAPVFSRSGNRNTIYPQTRGDWIGFRVVRDL, from the coding sequence ATGAACAAACCCCTCACGGCATTGGCACTGACCGCCCTGTGCGGCGCCTTGTTGCCAAGCCTCGCCCAGGCCGCCGCGCCACAACCCGGCAAAGTGTTCAAGGACTGCAAGGACTGCCCGGAAATGGTGGTGCTGCCCGCCGGCACCTTCACCATGGGCACACCCGAGGGTGAAGTCGGCCGCGAGCCGGATGAAGGCCCGATGCATGAGGTGACCTTTGCCAAGCCGTTCGCCATGAGCCGCTTCCACATCACCGCCGGCGAATGGGACAGTTATGTGCGCCAGACCGGGGTGAAGATCGCCGATGGCGACACCCGCCCCGGCCGCGAATGCATCGCCAGCAAGCCGCGCTACCCCCAGGGCCCACGCCAGCCGGCGGTGTGCATGGACATGGACGACATCAAGCAGTACGTGGCCTGGTTGTCGAAAAAAACCGGCCAGCAGTACCACATGGTCAGCGAGGCCCAACGCGAATACGCCGCGCGTGCCGGGTCTACCGGGCCATTCCCCTTCCCGTTCGATGAGGGCAAGGACTACAGCATCGCCCAGCATGCCAACACCTATGGCCCGGCCGATGGGTACAGCTATTCGTCGCCGGTCGGCAGCTACCCGCCGAATGCCTTTGGCATGTACGACATGCACGGCAACGTCTACGAGCGCGTGGCCGACTGCGAACACCCCAACTACGTCGGCGCGCCTACCGACGGCAGTGCGTGGATGGAGCCGAACTGCGAGGGCTACATGATTCGCGGCAATGACTGGGGTGAAGCGCCGGTGTTCTCGCGCTCGGGCAACCGCAACACCATCTACCCGCAGACGCGGGGGGATTGGATTGGGTTCCGCGTAGTGCGCGACCTGTAA
- a CDS encoding pyoverdine-tailoring periplasmic protein PvdN, translated as MTDRRTFLKQAGVFAASLPLGAALLPQAFAANTTDDPWTGLKQLFNQDPDYLHFSNFLVATHPKPVRAAIERYRAQIDRNPGLAMDWDRQETWKREGQVREWAGRYLNATPPQIALTGSTSEGLAMIYGGIKVRPDQEILTTVHEHYATEFSLDFRVRKEQTQVRKIRLFENAHRVSVDEVLGNIQRNIRPNTRVLGMTWVQSGSGVKLPIGEIGKLVEEHNRNRDDKDRILYVVDGVHGFGVENLDFPDMHCDFFIAGTHKWMFGPRGTGLVCARDPQNKYVTPMVPTFSEDKDFATIMTPGGYHAFEHRWAADEAFKLHLQLGKAPVQARIHALNTELKDQLLAHPQIELVTPRSPELSAGFTFFRVKGQDSDAVAAYMMKNRVVIDAVDRDVGPVIRTAPGLLNSSAEIQRFMTLLGQRV; from the coding sequence ATGACCGACCGCCGTACGTTCCTCAAGCAGGCTGGTGTATTTGCCGCCAGCCTGCCACTGGGCGCTGCCCTGCTTCCGCAGGCCTTCGCCGCCAACACAACCGATGACCCATGGACGGGGCTCAAGCAACTGTTCAACCAGGACCCAGACTACCTGCACTTCTCCAACTTCCTGGTGGCCACGCACCCCAAGCCGGTGCGCGCGGCCATTGAGCGCTACCGCGCGCAGATCGATCGCAACCCTGGCCTGGCCATGGACTGGGACCGGCAGGAAACCTGGAAACGCGAAGGCCAGGTACGCGAGTGGGCCGGCCGCTACCTGAACGCCACGCCGCCGCAGATCGCCCTCACCGGCAGCACCTCCGAAGGGTTGGCGATGATTTATGGCGGGATCAAGGTGCGGCCCGACCAGGAGATCCTCACCACGGTCCACGAACACTACGCCACCGAGTTCAGCCTGGACTTCCGGGTGCGCAAGGAGCAGACCCAAGTCCGCAAGATTCGCCTGTTCGAGAACGCCCACCGCGTGTCCGTCGACGAGGTGCTGGGCAACATCCAGCGCAACATCCGCCCCAACACCCGGGTACTCGGCATGACCTGGGTGCAGTCCGGCAGCGGCGTGAAACTGCCCATCGGCGAGATCGGCAAGCTGGTGGAAGAACACAACCGCAACCGTGACGACAAGGACCGTATCCTTTACGTGGTCGACGGCGTGCATGGCTTTGGCGTGGAAAACCTCGATTTCCCGGACATGCACTGCGACTTTTTCATCGCCGGCACCCACAAGTGGATGTTCGGCCCGCGCGGCACCGGACTGGTGTGCGCCCGCGACCCGCAAAACAAGTACGTGACCCCCATGGTGCCGACCTTCTCCGAAGACAAGGACTTCGCCACCATCATGACCCCAGGCGGCTACCACGCCTTCGAGCATCGCTGGGCGGCGGACGAAGCCTTCAAGTTGCACCTGCAGCTGGGCAAGGCGCCGGTGCAGGCGCGCATCCATGCGTTGAACACCGAACTGAAAGATCAGCTGCTGGCACACCCGCAGATCGAACTGGTCACACCACGCAGCCCCGAGCTGTCGGCCGGCTTTACCTTCTTCAGGGTCAAGGGCCAGGACAGTGACGCCGTGGCCGCCTACATGATGAAAAACCGCGTGGTGATCGATGCGGTAGACCGTGATGTCGGCCCAGTGATCCGCACCGCGCCTGGGCTGCTCAATTCTTCCGCAGAGATCCAGCGCTTCATGACGTTGCTGGGCCAGCGGGTGTAA
- a CDS encoding pyoverdine maturation tyrosinase PvdP produces the protein MTISRRGFIAGLALTGAAVPAAFYAHRELTREEEFPITPGEATVDLADTAGQHLANTLRGVWDLRLEGRDAGLKGLPLQDLQLLLDIAPRGRGLRGYLDTSAHLRAEGEPRYRVLGDLLTGESAVLYWRLIDRDSVDGTPAYEFKMTLDEVWAAFANAGSSTLSGQILDLDRPLAWVERDNRFIAHKQWFPEARQRIGLNPTLLAWLISPEHRLFHQLWHATRDQWHKLSEEKRDALRGIGWQPGPRGQERDARGKRKDRNGSGIDFFFMHRHMLGTARSMQDLPSWPQFPEPQPALERDRLGFLRYFDNHDGFALPPTWQAPDDSEYTQWVSDIKAAETYHSNFQVWESQYRDPRYLAKFTLGQLGSEMELGLHDWLHMRWASVPRDPSNGAPVPMARDPSDFAPRWYAAENDFLGDPFSSHVNPVFWHFHGWIDDRIEDWFRAHERFNPGEVQRMQVNGVAWFAPGRWVEVGDPWLGPDTHGCSTTPGLQMGRSMEMDPETMKLALRITFGEDEGRLQGLFKRVPKRPWYARHLKLKTS, from the coding sequence ATGACCATCTCTCGACGTGGGTTCATCGCAGGCCTGGCACTGACAGGTGCCGCTGTGCCGGCAGCCTTCTATGCCCATCGCGAGTTGACGCGCGAAGAAGAATTCCCCATCACCCCCGGCGAAGCCACGGTGGACCTGGCCGACACCGCCGGCCAGCACCTGGCGAACACGCTGCGTGGGGTCTGGGACCTGCGCCTGGAAGGTCGCGACGCCGGCCTCAAAGGGCTACCACTGCAAGATTTGCAACTGCTGCTCGACATCGCGCCCCGTGGGCGCGGTTTGCGCGGTTACCTGGACACCTCCGCCCACCTGCGCGCCGAAGGCGAGCCGCGTTACCGTGTGCTGGGTGACCTGCTGACGGGGGAGAGCGCTGTGCTCTACTGGCGCCTGATCGACCGTGATTCGGTCGACGGTACACCCGCCTATGAATTCAAGATGACCCTTGATGAGGTCTGGGCGGCCTTTGCCAACGCCGGCAGCAGCACCCTCAGTGGGCAGATCCTCGACCTGGATCGGCCACTTGCATGGGTTGAGCGCGATAATCGCTTCATCGCCCACAAGCAGTGGTTCCCCGAAGCCCGGCAGCGCATCGGCCTCAACCCGACCCTGCTGGCCTGGCTGATTTCCCCCGAACACCGCCTGTTTCACCAACTGTGGCACGCCACCCGTGACCAGTGGCACAAACTCTCCGAGGAAAAACGCGACGCCCTGCGTGGTATTGGCTGGCAACCCGGCCCACGCGGCCAGGAACGCGATGCCCGGGGTAAACGCAAGGACCGTAACGGCTCGGGTATCGACTTCTTCTTCATGCACCGCCACATGCTCGGCACCGCGCGCTCCATGCAGGACCTGCCCTCGTGGCCGCAATTCCCCGAGCCACAACCGGCCCTGGAACGCGATCGCCTGGGCTTTCTGCGTTACTTCGACAACCACGACGGCTTCGCGCTGCCGCCCACCTGGCAGGCACCCGATGACAGCGAGTACACCCAGTGGGTCAGCGACATCAAGGCTGCCGAGACTTACCACAGCAACTTTCAGGTGTGGGAGTCCCAATACCGCGACCCGCGCTACCTGGCCAAATTCACCCTGGGGCAGTTGGGCTCCGAGATGGAACTGGGCCTGCACGACTGGCTGCACATGCGCTGGGCCTCGGTGCCGCGCGACCCGTCCAACGGCGCACCGGTGCCCATGGCCCGCGACCCGTCGGACTTCGCCCCACGCTGGTACGCGGCGGAAAACGACTTCCTTGGCGACCCGTTTTCCTCCCACGTCAACCCGGTGTTCTGGCACTTCCACGGCTGGATCGACGACCGCATTGAAGACTGGTTCCGTGCCCATGAGCGCTTCAATCCGGGCGAAGTCCAGCGCATGCAGGTCAACGGCGTCGCCTGGTTCGCGCCGGGGCGCTGGGTGGAGGTAGGCGACCCCTGGCTCGGCCCGGACACCCATGGCTGCAGCACCACGCCGGGCTTGCAGATGGGCCGGTCGATGGAGATGGACCCGGAGACCATGAAGCTGGCGCTGCGCATTACCTTCGGCGAAGACGAAGGTAGGTTGCAGGGACTGTTCAAGCGCGTACCGAAACGGCCTTGGTATGCGCGGCACCTGAAGTTGAAAACCTCCTGA
- the pvdM gene encoding pyoverdine-tailoring dipeptidase-like protein PvdM, translating into MTKPRSKKALYIGLPLALAIGAGAGFLVWDHWFKGNAGYPLAVIKQANEMQDRLLSFDSHITVPVDFGTAGNEADKDGEGQFDLAKAARGRLSGAALTIFGWPEIWNGPNAPHKPTDGFVDAARNEQEVRYKIISGMVRDYPNQVAIAYTPDDFRRLHGEGKFAIFISMLNAYPLGNDLNLLDLWAARGMRMFGFSYVGNNAWSDSSRPLPFFNDSTDALDGLSDIGKQAVHRLNDLGVIIDVSQMSTKALEQVAQLSRTPMVASHSAPRASVDIPRNLSDKELQLIKNSGGVVQIVGFSAYLRPLSQPTQDKLNALRARFDLPPLPNLAVALMPGDAIIAAWPEHKFGEYASALYGILDEEPKATLKDLGDAIDYTVRKIGIDHVGLSSDFNDGGGVQGWNNVGEIRNVTAELIQRGYSEADIAKLWGGNFLRVWDQVQKAAKPLANR; encoded by the coding sequence ATGACAAAACCACGTTCGAAAAAGGCGCTGTATATCGGCTTGCCGCTGGCACTGGCCATCGGTGCCGGAGCCGGTTTCCTGGTCTGGGATCACTGGTTCAAGGGCAATGCCGGTTACCCGCTGGCGGTGATCAAGCAGGCCAATGAAATGCAGGATCGGTTGCTGTCGTTCGACAGCCATATCACCGTGCCCGTGGATTTCGGCACCGCCGGCAACGAGGCGGACAAGGACGGCGAAGGCCAGTTCGACCTGGCCAAGGCGGCACGCGGGCGCTTGTCCGGCGCAGCGTTGACCATCTTCGGCTGGCCGGAAATCTGGAACGGCCCCAACGCCCCGCACAAACCCACCGACGGTTTTGTCGACGCCGCGCGCAACGAACAGGAAGTGCGCTACAAGATCATCAGCGGCATGGTGCGCGACTACCCCAATCAGGTCGCCATCGCCTACACCCCGGATGATTTCCGGCGCCTGCATGGCGAAGGCAAGTTCGCAATCTTCATCAGCATGCTCAACGCCTACCCGCTGGGCAACGACCTGAACCTGCTGGACCTGTGGGCGGCGCGCGGCATGCGCATGTTCGGTTTCAGCTATGTGGGCAATAACGCCTGGTCGGACTCGTCGCGCCCGCTGCCGTTTTTCAATGACTCCACCGACGCCCTTGATGGCCTGTCGGACATCGGCAAACAAGCGGTGCACCGCCTCAATGACCTGGGGGTGATCATCGATGTGTCGCAAATGTCGACCAAGGCGCTGGAGCAAGTGGCGCAATTGAGCCGCACGCCGATGGTGGCGTCCCATTCGGCGCCGCGCGCGTCGGTGGATATCCCGCGCAACCTGAGCGACAAAGAGCTGCAACTGATCAAGAACAGCGGCGGCGTGGTGCAGATCGTGGGGTTCTCCGCTTACCTGCGCCCGCTGAGCCAGCCGACCCAGGACAAGCTCAACGCCCTGCGCGCACGTTTCGACCTGCCGCCCCTGCCCAACCTCGCCGTGGCTTTGATGCCGGGCGACGCGATCATCGCCGCCTGGCCCGAACACAAGTTCGGCGAGTATGCCAGCGCGCTGTACGGCATTCTCGATGAGGAACCCAAGGCCACGCTCAAGGACCTGGGGGATGCCATCGACTACACCGTGCGCAAGATCGGCATCGACCATGTCGGCCTGTCTTCGGACTTCAACGATGGCGGCGGTGTCCAGGGCTGGAACAACGTCGGCGAAATACGCAACGTCACTGCCGAACTGATCCAGCGCGGCTACTCCGAAGCCGACATCGCCAAGCTGTGGGGAGGCAACTTCCTGCGGGTGTGGGACCAGGTACAAAAAGCCGCCAAGCCGTTGGCCAACCGCTAA
- a CDS encoding N(5)-hydroxyornithine transformylase PvdF, whose product MTKKNLVYVWSLRNAAADKAGQPVAYKDHERYMMSVLESLAGALNDTPLGDAYNLVGVVYDDDEQNPRDQQLVRDYGFAYQPGRQWLYPADLRVQGRLVNDLLLSVPSTYRRLPRGSAEHIAGKQDFERRLHDTLVELKADIVVLDGLLVILDELVRPGAPFARRIMNIHPGITRIESPYERRGAYATWNALYGARGLTVTDWATKATTPSEPLYLTGASFHYVDNGIDSGEVFHDVLKTEISPDDTILELRWNNFNNSLFPALHEGLALLAQKGI is encoded by the coding sequence ATGACGAAAAAGAATCTGGTGTACGTATGGTCCCTGCGCAATGCCGCGGCCGACAAGGCCGGGCAGCCGGTGGCGTACAAGGACCACGAGCGCTACATGATGTCGGTGCTGGAATCCCTGGCGGGGGCGCTGAACGACACGCCGCTCGGCGATGCGTACAACCTGGTGGGGGTGGTGTACGACGATGACGAGCAGAACCCGCGTGACCAGCAATTGGTCCGTGACTACGGTTTTGCCTACCAGCCGGGGCGCCAGTGGCTGTACCCGGCCGACCTGCGGGTGCAGGGGCGCCTGGTCAATGATTTGCTGCTGAGCGTGCCGTCCACTTATCGGCGCCTGCCACGGGGCAGCGCGGAACACATCGCCGGCAAGCAGGACTTCGAACGCCGTCTGCACGACACGCTGGTGGAATTGAAGGCCGATATCGTGGTGCTGGACGGCCTGCTGGTGATCCTCGACGAGCTGGTACGCCCCGGAGCGCCGTTTGCCCGTCGCATCATGAACATCCACCCGGGCATTACCCGCATCGAGTCGCCTTACGAGCGCCGGGGCGCCTATGCAACCTGGAACGCCCTGTACGGCGCGCGTGGGCTGACGGTCACGGACTGGGCCACCAAGGCCACGACGCCTTCGGAACCGCTGTACCTCACCGGCGCCTCGTTCCACTACGTGGACAACGGCATCGATTCGGGCGAAGTGTTCCACGACGTGCTCAAGACCGAGATCTCGCCGGACGACACCATCCTCGAACTGCGCTGGAACAACTTCAACAACAGCCTGTTCCCGGCGTTGCATGAAGGGTTGGCGTTGCTGGCGCAGAAGGGAATCTAA